Part of the bacterium genome, ACGTGGTGAACACTGCGAGAAGCGAGAGGGCTCGCCATGGGGGCTCCTTCCGTGAAGTTCGTGGAGCGCACCCTATCCCGTATTGAATATGGATTCAACTAGAGATGAATGTGTATTCAACTTTCGGGCGACGGCCAGGCCACCCGTGCGGAGGGCTCTGGATCGCGCGACGGGCCGCTCCTGCTCAGTCGAAGCGAGCGGGAGAGGCCGGGACGGGCGTCGCGGGCGTGACGATATCCTCTTCGGCCTGCGGCTTCGCGGGGGCGGCGGGCTCCTGCGCGAGCGCGGGCGATTCTGAGTCGCGCGCCGCCCGATACGCTTCGAGTGCGCTGCGCGAGCGCTGGACCTTCCACATTTCGGCCAACAATGTCGGTTCCACGGCGTCGAGTTCCAGGCTGCGCGTGCGACCCAGGTCGTCGTTCAGGAAGTCCACACCCACAAATCCGGCCAAGAGGTCGACCAGTTGCACGGGGTGTAGATCGAATTCGAATCCGACAAATGCTGCAGTCGCGCTGGCCCCGATCGCCCAGTAGTCGCGGAAATCCTGATACAGCCGGGCGGACGGCGAGTGCAAGCCTAGCATGCTGTCGGCGCTGCCTTTTACGCCCGATGTGCCGAGCAGTGTACCTCCGTAGCTCTGTGCACCGACGGCAACCACAGTCAGTCCTGCCTCGGCCTGCGCTTTGAATCCGAGTGAACGATGCCCGTGAAGACCCAGCCCACCGGTAGAACGAAATCCCCCGCTTGCCTGGAGTCCCCGCGTCAGGTGCGAATCGAGGAATACTCCGGGACCGAAGTGCACCCCCACGGTAGCGACGTCCATGAGATCGAGGATGCGATCCGGCAGGTACAAGAGCGCGCGCACCACGCCTGAGCGCTTGACTCCGGGTCGAAGCTTGGAGTTCATACCCAGCGGACCTCGCTGCATACTGGCCCGGATGGCCGGGTCAATCGATTCCTGCAACTCCGTCAGTCCGGGGTACTGGTCATCGACGCCTTCGACCGCATCGAGCATCACGGCCGCCTCGGCGTGCAGGCCTTCGGCATGACGCGAACTCGCAGCCGACATCGCGTCGGACAGAAGCCGGTCGATCTGATCTGGCGTCCGGTTCGAAGCGCAACCGGCGGCACACAGGGCGACGGCGGCCCAGCAGACGAGCGTCCCGAGTCGACGAGGCGCAGTAATTCCAGAGAGAGAGAATGTTTCCATCCTCAGCTGATCGGAATCCGAAGCGCGAATCTTCAGAAACAGAGAAGAAGCACAACCTCATCAATCAAAGGCAACACCCGCGCAAATCCGAAAGCAGGCAAATGAGGTCCGACGCGCATATCTCCGTTCCCCAACGGGTTTCTTTGGTAACGGCCTAACTGATGTAGCCGAGATGGTCGGACTGCAGATCGAGCATTGTATTGAGCAAGTCCTCCGCCGCGCCCATCTTGTCGACGACAGGGTCCACCAGCAATGCTTGCAACACGAGATCCCTGGATCCGGTCAAGATGGCCTCGGCGGTCAGGCTGTGGACGGCGACCTGATTCTGCAGCAGGCCCCGGAAGCCGACTGGATAGTCGCTCAGTGGAATTCCGTGAACGCCTTGAGCGTCGATTGTGGCCGGCACTTCGACGACGATGAACTCGGGGAGATCCGGAATCAAACCACGGTTGGGGATGTTCACCGCCGCTTCTTCGTAACTCTGGTCCGTCAGGATTCCTTCGATGATCGGTACGAAGCGCTCGCTCAGCGTGGTCTTGATCTCTGGGTCCGAACGCCCGATCCACTCCCGGTAGTAGTTGTAGAAGTCGAGAATGCCCTTGTGATCGACGACGTCGTGCGCCCATTGCACGTACTCACCCAGATGGCTGTCCGTCGTGATGGGCAGGTAATCGAATTTCTCGAGCAACGCGCGGAACAGTCCGCGCTCCGCCCAGGGCTGCGCGTTTTCGCGCAAGGCCGGTTCGCTCCCGGGAGTCGATCCGGCCTGGGATTCGAGCAGTGTGCGGATCAGGCTGCCGAGATCAGGCAGGGATTCGAAGTAGGGGGCCGCCTTCTCACGGATATCCGGATAGGCATCGCGCCCGCTGTCGCGA contains:
- a CDS encoding alpha-glucosidase: MNPRIVLIGAGSAQFGFDTLGDIFQSETLVNAEVVLHDINATAMERVRAEGQKFIDEHDLDVTLITTTERKEALQGADFCLISIEVADRFALWEQDRTVPQQFGFRQVFGENGGPGGLFHSLRVVPPILEICADIESICPDAYVFNYSNPMSRICTTVHRRFPDLRFVGLCHEIASIRHYLPTILGTPFDNIRYRAGGLNHFSVLLEASYRDSGRDAYPDIREKAAPYFESLPDLGSLIRTLLESQAGSTPGSEPALRENAQPWAERGLFRALLEKFDYLPITTDSHLGEYVQWAHDVVDHKGILDFYNYYREWIGRSDPEIKTTLSERFVPIIEGILTDQSYEEAAVNIPNRGLIPDLPEFIVVEVPATIDAQGVHGIPLSDYPVGFRGLLQNQVAVHSLTAEAILTGSRDLVLQALLVDPVVDKMGAAEDLLNTMLDLQSDHLGYIS